In Rhizoctonia solani chromosome 7, complete sequence, one DNA window encodes the following:
- a CDS encoding carbohydrate esterase family 16 protein → MSYCSICETECTDITRHLFSYHARSQAVDSGIATSAGPSSNEPEPSAPDDDQAFCFQCSRNFHTVAALTAHLGDAQVHDRNTGYTAHMSLGMPGYPPHAHNATGSYSLYPRSPRPSSDLGYDYGDLGSGDAGSSPQTSSSLLGGSSTLSDSPINEPGREYTPEDDQMLSHDSSDFSDELASENDEAGNMPIDTEHQDSHNHLDSTPALAPDHTQHFRSPDSVAGGAQPPSLPYAPGAYAFIPPHPNIPLPGMNAYVQEGMSMSYPYPKSVLTAGTSYCHRSGATHRPEVYRAELKNLVTFGDSYTDNTMNGDAGYRWPDHVAFMSNGTVNVYDFAHSGATCSGKLTPRIFKPVLEAQVPEYFANVTVKATPGKPRENTTYIIGKNGTYVPLASKDTMYSIWIGTNDVGVGTLLTDPLPDVSIVNTTECVFDWVEELYNKGARNFLIQNMTPMWLLPMYAPDGYDTKYWNWPHNQTEWSIFIAELVRAGNELQALRTKYIAPGRFPGARFGIFDSHRLFKDMYYNPQDYLVGPTYNVAGVIQACKYPYGNNTLVCETEPPAVRDSYLW, encoded by the exons ATGTCCTATTGTAGCATCTGCGAAACAGAATGCACCGATATCACAAGGCATTTGTTCTCCTATCACGCCCGGTCCCAGGCTGTTGACTCCGGCATCGCGACCAGTGCGGGTCCGTCGTCAAATGAG CCCGAGCCTAGTGCACCCGACGATGACCAGGCATTTTGCTTTCAATGTAGTCGCAATTTCCACACGGTAGCGGCCCTGACAGCGCACCTAGGAGATGCACAGGTCCATGATCGAAATACCGGATACACAGCACACATGTCCTTG GGTATGCCAGGTTACCCACCCCACGCCCATAATGCCACAGGATCCTATAGCTTGTACCCAAGAAGCCCGAGG CCATCGTCGGATTTAGGCTATGATTATGGAGATTTGGGCTCGGGAGATGCTGGTTCATCACCGCAAACATCCAGCTCACTCTTGGGCGGCTCGAGCACCCTATCGGATTCGCCGATCAATGAGCCTGGCAGGGAGTACACTCCGGAGGACGATCAAATGCTATCACATGAT TCTTCGGACTTTTCCGACGAACTTGCCTCTGAAAATGATGAAGCTGGTAATATGCCCATAGATACAGAGCACCAGGATTCGCATAATCACCTGGATTCAACTCCCGCGTTGGCTCCTGACCACACTCAACATTTCCGCTCCCCTGATTCCGTTGCCGGAGGTGCTCAGCCTCCAAGTCTGCCATACGCTCCTGGAGCATATGCATTTATTCCCCCTCATCCAAATATACCCCTTCCGGGGATGAATGCTTATGTTCAGGAGGGGATGAgtatgtcatatccataccCGAAAAGTGTACTGACCGCAGGAACGTCGTATTGTCACAGGTCTGGTGCGACGCATCGCCCTGAGGTGTATCGTGCAGAG CTCAAAAATCTGGTGACGTTTGGAGACTCATATACTGACAATACGATGAACGGTGATG CTGGGTATCGATGGCCTGACCATGTCGCATTCATGTCCAACGGGACCGTCAACGTTTACGATTTCGCACACTCTGGAGCAACGTGCTCGGGAAAACTTACACCACGCATTTTCAAACCGGTCCTCGAGGCTCAGGTCCCGGAGTATTTTGCGaatgtgacagtcaaggctACCCCAGGCAAACCTCGGGAGAACACGACATACATTATTGGTAAGAATGGAACTTATGTTCCTCTGGCGAGCAAGGATACCATGTACTCGATCTGGATTGGTACCAATGATGTTG GCGTTGGCACACTGCTCACCGATCCACTCCCGGATGTTTCGATTGTCAATACTACCGAATGCGTGTTTGACTGGGTCGAAGAGTTATACAACAAGGGAGCAAGGAACTTTTTGATTCAAAAC ATGACTCCGATGTGGCTGCTTCCCATGTATGCCCCGGATGGATACGACACCAAATACTGGAATTGGCCGCATAACCAAACCGAATGGAGTATCTTTATCGCCGAGTTGGTTCGCGCGGGTAACGAACTTCAGGCATTGCGCACCAAATATATCGCACCCGGCCGATTCCCTGGCGCGCGGTTTG GTATATTCGACTCTCACCGGTTATTCAAGGACATGTACTACAATCCCCAAGACTATCTTGTCGGACCGACTTACAACGTTGCTGGGGTGATACAAGCTTGCAAATATCCTTATGGGAATAATACACTAGTCTGTGAAACTGAGCCTCCAGCTGTTCGGGACTCTTATCTGTGGTGA
- a CDS encoding aspartyl protease, with translation MAVPAGVDIAHAQLATRGGDDNWYTYEGEIMFENVIVVDEATNKILLGYKKEGFGAGNYNPFAGPIAEGEDGSDAARRDLLAEEIVFHGTIRVKLPNMDQSLNCSMYKVTKWKGDLKDCAVLKMFDDDIHWIPLFLGPKKFVGRADFDKPEEGKHVGKLLRWRLPATHMAISGTARNECPKEAVRIEIWASVKGGSAVYGTCASVAETRLKGVRHNPLDPFSPFAMKSVAPKLALGLLAGPTFQLANALRIPVQRRDATKHTSLFAAHSTHLNSPPSLVSAGADPTDDSDITNFNNMFYTTNLTIAGVEVPVQLDTGSTDLWVYPVAHPGLFANVHNFTNVPVGVRYGKGSVDGHLAVTNVSFAGFDVDDQAFIAGTYGIMGLGFDTLSNIARAVQTNYNATWGRSLLSNLFLQEPNTPNHIAFALERANDLDDMAHGAFDIGEILPQYAAVNHSSPISLWPENTNRWTVLLDGMSVNSSPVQLNSTFEGDNESDPPEGKSLALLDTGASLGLLPKWAVDAIYGHIPGSVYLHNDGLWIIPYYQHLPFDFLLGDSFLRNVYAVYDFGDFDASGNMGKPYIKLLPLTDPVAASASFKKNRAATLAQLPSEGDASKLPGAGSPVPKSSTPGSASTPTPTAPTTTTTTTTTSAINSNAATNSKASSDPIANVNVNDDTDSRPSSKANLVSAVSDDDSEISNTLDKLMKLAPIALGLLGLNVVLLIGLIVMGGVLISKQRKQGKALPTAVAGSSTRGTYVPVTKFPEDDDERSHTPAGRYDMPQYRDNA, from the exons ATGGCCGTCCCAGCTGGCGTTGATATAGCGCACGCTCAGCTCGCTACTCGAGGCGGCGATGACAACTGGTACACATATGAAGGAGAGATCATGTTTGAGAATGTAATAGTCGTCGATGAGGCTACCAACAAG ATCTTACTTGGATACAAGAAGGAGGGATTTGGAGCTGGTAATTATAATCCATTCGCCGGGCCTATTGCCGAGGGCGAAGATGGATCGGATGCGGCTCGTCGGGACTTGTTG GCAGAAGAGATTGTATTCCACGGCACTATTCGTGTAAAACTCCCGAATATGGATCAATCTCTCAATTGTTCGATGTACAAAGTAACCAAGTGGAAAGGCGACCTAAAAGA CTGTGCCGTACTCAAGATGTTTGACGATGACATCCACTGGATCCCCTTATTCCTCGGTCCAAAGAAGTTTGTCGGGCGCGCAGATTTCGATAAACCAGAGGAGGGGAAGCATGTTGGGAAATTACTACGCTG GCGCTTGCCAGCCACGCATATGGCTATTTCGGGGACAGCAAGGAACGAATGCCCGAAAGAGGCTGTTCGAATTGAGATCTGGGCGAGTGTCAAGGGTGGCAGTGCCGTATATGGAACCTGTGCCTCAGTGGCAGAGACCAGGCTAAAAGGCGTGCGACACAACCCTCTCGACCCATTCTCTCCCTTTGCCATGAAGTCCGTCGCTCCAAAACTTGCGTTGGGACTGTTGGCGGGCCCCACATTCCAATTGGCCAACGCCCTCCGCATACCTGTCCAGAGACGAGATGCGACCAAACACACCTCGCTATTCGCCGCTCACAGCACACATCTCAACTCTCCTCCCTCACTGGTCAGTGCCGGTGCCGACCCGACTGACGATTCCGATATTACAAACTTCAACAATATGTTTTATACGACCAACCTCACGATAGCAGGAGTCG AGGTACCCGTGCAACTCGATACTGGCTCAACCGATCTCTGGGTCTATCCTGTTGCTCATCCAGGTCTTTTCGCCAATGTTCACAACTTCACCAATGTCCCAGTCGGTGTCCGTTATGGGAAGGGTTCAGTTGACGGCCATCTTGCTGTGACCAACGTATCGTTCGCTGGATTCGACGTAGACGACCAGGCGTTCATCGCG GGAACTTATGGTATTATGGGCTTGGGCTTCGACACCCTCTCAAACATCGCCCGTGCTGTTCAAACCAATTATAACGCTACCTGGGGACGTAGTCTGCTCAGCAACCTCTTCTTACAAGAGCCCAACACACCCAACCATATTGCGTTTGCCCTAGAGCGTGCCAATGATCTGGACGATATGGCACATGGTGCTTTCGATATTGGTGAAATTCTTCCCCAATATGCCGCTGTTAATCACTCCTCGCCAATCTCTCTTTGGCCCGAAAACACCAATCGCTGGACTGTCCTTCTCGATGGCATGTCCGTCAATAGTTCCCCGGTGCAACTCAACAGTACTTTCGAAGGCGATAACGAATCAGACCCCCCTGAAGGAAAGAGTCTTGCACTCCTTGATACTGGCGCAAGCCTAGGACTATTGCCCAAGTGGGCTGTAGACGCCATCTATGGACATATCCCTGGCAGTGTTTATTTGCACAATGATGGCCTTTGGATAA TTCCTTACTATCAACATCTGCCGTTTGATTTCCTACTTGGAGACTCCTTCCTACGTAACGTCTATGCTGTCTATGATTTCGGTGACTTTGACGCAAGCGGAAATATGGGCAAACCTTACATCAAGCTTCTCCCACTTACCGACCCCGTAGCCGCCAGTGCAAGCTTCAAGAAGAATCGCGCAGCCACTCTCGCTCAACTTCCCTCAGAGGGCGACGCGAGTAAACTTCCTGGTGCTGGTTCTCCTGTTCCAAAGTCGTCGACCCCTGGATCCGCATCTACGCCCACGCCCACAGCTCCGACCACGACTACGACCACGACTACGACCTCAGCGATCAATTCTAATGCTGCGACCAATTCGAAAGCCAGCTCCGATCCTATCGCCAACGTCAATGTCAACGATGACACTGATTCCAGGCCTTCTTCAAAAGCAAACCTGGTCTCTGCGGTGTCCGACGACGACTCTGAGATTTCCAATACACTGGACAAGCTCATGAAGCTAGCCCCCATTGCCCTCGGCTTGCTCGGCCTCAACGTTGTATTACTCATCGGGCTGATTGTCATGGGCGGAGTTCTGATATCCAAACAACGAAAACAGGGCAAGGCATTGCCCACTGCTGTTGCCGGATCCAGTACGAGAGGAACATACGTACCTGTGACCAAGTTCCCCGAAGACGATGATGAGCGCTCGCACACTCCCGCTGGGAGGTACGATATGCCTCAGTATCGCGACAATGCCTGA
- a CDS encoding P-loop containing nucleoside triphosphate hydrolase protein — MSQAEPKKKVLLVGIGGPTCSGKTTLTKYLHNILPNSFIIHQDDFAPPWDQIPVHPIYKVQDWDDAPGAIDWPRLRASLEHVKDHGVLPDSHSSHDHLNEQREVPVSQGTLERLKVQFQEVEGRWAAKGFKVTWALLDGFLLYWDKEIVEKLDVKIFIHVPEEVLRKRRYERHGYHTAVQSDGAEGSLWRDPPNYWEQIVYPAYVRAHKHLFKEEDVEKGDLTPEYTDQLLLLRGEGNRARQWIWGECWKLARNSHLFAMSYLARAPVTRVAIRRIPAVVGRRMATIPPPSSAPPPPPPPPPPPPSGQKSGGSSLPLILGLLAIGGGGIYYLTQSGEGSDLKQDVNSEAKRLQGQANAKLSEARNAASEKVTDLQKDAERAKDKAAVNAASLYDKSAAKVDQGAKHDAEAKAGELKSDAEKQANKAKKTWLEWIGWSSKKTDEAKREVARTCRRCRQGSK; from the exons ATGTCGCAAGCTGAACCAAAGAAGAAGGTCCTGTTAGTGGGTATTGG CGGCCCAACCTGTTCCGGAAAGACAACGCTCACGAAATATCTACATAACATCCTGCCTAATAGTTTTATAATCCACCAGGAT GACTTTGCACCG CCATGGGACCAGATCCCCGTCCATCCTATCTATAAAGTTCAAGACTGGGACGATGCCCCTGGTGCTATTGACTGGCCCAGGCTACGTGCGTCTCTTGAACACGTAAAAGACCACGGTGTACTTCCAGATTCCCATTCCTCGCATGACCACTTGAACGAGCAGCGTGAG GTGCCAGTTTCTCAGGGCACGTTGGAACGATTAAAGGTACAGTTCCAAGAGGTGGAAGGCCGATGGGCCGCCAAAGGTTTCAAAGTTACATGGGCACTACTCGATGGATTTTTATTATATTGGGATAAG gaaatagtagaaaaacttGACGTTAAGATATTCATACATGTGCCCGAAGAAGTCCTCCGAAAACGAAGATATGAACGTCACGGGTATCACACAGCGG TTCAATCCGATGGGGCAGAGGGATCGCTTTGGCGCGACCCCCCCAACTACTGGGAGCAAATCGTTTACCCTGCATACGTACGAGCTCATAAACATCTTTTCAAAGAAGAAGATGTAGAGAAAGGCGATCTGACCCCAGAATACACCGACCAGCTCCTCTTGCTGCGAGGTGAAGGGAATAGAGCCAGACAGTGGATATGGGGCGAATGTTGGAAGCTAGCGCGGAAC TCTCATTTGTTCGCCATGTCTTACCTTGCTCGAGCACCAGTTACCCGCGTTGCTATCCGGCGCATCCCCGCTGTAGTTGGC CGTAGGATGGCTACGATCCCTCCACCTTCATCTGCCCCgcctcctccaccaccaccaccaccgccgCCGCCCTCCGGTCAAAAGTCTGGAGGGTCCTCGCTACCACTAATCCTTGGCTTACTAGCTATTGGAGGAGGAGGCATCTACTACTTGACACAATCTGGGGAAGGGAGCGACCTTAAACAAGATGTAAATTCCGAGGCGAAGCGTCTTCAG GGTCAGGCAAATGCCAAACTCAGCGAGGCTCGCAACGCCGCCTCGGAAAAGGTGACAGATTTACAGAAGGATGCGGAAAGGGCTAAAGATAAAGCTGCTGTGAATGCAGCTAGCCTGTACGACAAGTCAGCTGCAAAGGTGGACCAG GGCGCCAAGCACGATGCTGAGGCAAAAGCTGGTGAACTGAAGTCGGATGCCGAAAAGCAGGCGAATAAAGCAAAGAAGACTTGGCTGGAGTGGATTGGTTGGTCGAGCAAAAAGACGGATGAAGCGAAGAGGGAGGTTGCGCGAACGTGCCGACGCTGCCGGCAAGGTTCAAAATGA
- a CDS encoding major facilitator superfamily transporter: MTNPTPEITQVVEAVPGTTTPISQASTSTVNSSTDPSPAKVEEKIRRFDFGFIPIPTYLRHHPEKPFHFTLALNIFFGIASTLTVGNLYYCQPILVRLAQSFGVTDEEITIIPTLTQAGYAVGLLLISPLGDLVRRRQLLLLLGCMIGAFTLGLALAPSKNIFGGLSFVMGVFTVVPQIMIPLAADLAPPERRASAISIVLSGLLLGILFARVISGIIANFASWRIIYWISCGLQFGNVFAMWLFVPDYPAKNTGLSYLGILYTMARYAVTEPTLIQCCLIGFLSSAVFVNFWVNLTFLLDDAPYNYSTLGIGLFGLIGMMGVMTAPLVGRFVDKLDGWTTTMIAIMGGIGFQAIYTGAAGINIGAVVVACFGIDVASQMNQVSNSSRIYAIEPLARARMNAVFIISLFLGQVMGTSVGTQVYLKYGWRPSGALALGFYGLQLILLFIRGPKVGRKTWLGWKAAPKEPEAAAPNQAQARAEKDAEAQEVRQVETPNLTPSLVWLVSVHFAHHEL, encoded by the exons ATGACGAACC CCACTCCCGAAATCACGCAAGTGGTGGAAGCAGTACCCGGTACGACGACACCCATCAGCCAGGCTAGTACCTCTACTGTGAATTCGTCAACTGATCCTTCTCCCGCTAAAGTCGAGGAGAAAATCCGGCGATTTGACTTTGGATTCATCCCTATTCCTACATATCTGCGCCATCACCCAGAAAAGCCCTTTCATTTCACGCTGGCGCTAAATATTTTCTTCGGAATCGCGAGCACACTGA CTGTAGGGAATCTGTACTACTGCCAGCCGATTCTTG TTCGACTCGCGCAGTCGTTTGGCGTCACAGATGAGGAAATCACCATAATCCCTACCCTGACACAGGCCGG GTATGCGGTCGGCTTGCTACTTATTAGCCCACTCGGAGACCTAGTTCGTCGTCGACAACTTTTGCTTTTGCTTGGATGTATGATCGGCGCATTCACTCTTGGACTCGCGCTTGCTCCATCTAAGAACATTTTCGGCGGGCTTTCATTCGTAATGGGGGTTTTTACTGTCGTACCCCAGATCATGATCCCCTTGGCAGCAGACTTGGCACCCCCGGAACGACGTGCATCTGCTATTTCGATCGTCCTCTCTGGACTTTTGCTCGGTATTCTATTTGCTCGAGTAATATCAGGAATCATTGCCAACTTCGCTAGCTGGCGAATCATATATTGGATATCATGCGGTCTACAGTTCGGTAACGTTTTTGCAATGTGGCTGTTTGTGCCCGACTACCCAGCCAAGAATACTGGCCTTTCTTACCTCGGTATTCTATATACGATGGCACGCTACGCGGTCACTGAGCCAACCCTTATTCAATGTTGTTTGATTGGATTCCTTTCATCCGCAGTTTTTGTCAACTTTTGGGTTAACTTGACTTTCCTTTTGGACGATGCCCCATACAACTATTCAAC ACTAGGAATCGGCCTCTTTGGGCTGATTGGTATGATGGGAGTTATGACAGCGCCGTTGGTTGGCCGATTTGTTGACAAACTCGATGGTTGGACGACAACCATGATTGCCATCATGGGTGGTATCGGATTCCAGGCCATATACACAGGGGCAGCGGGGATAAACATCGGTGCTGTCGTTGTCGCATGCTTCG GTATCGATGTCGCATCACAAATGAACCAGGTTTCCAATTCAagtcgcatatatgc CATCGAACCTTTAGCGCGGGCTCGAATGAACGCCGTATTTATCATTTCG TTGTTCCTC GGTCAGGTCATGGGAACTTCCGTCGGCACACAAGTGTACTTGAAGTACGGCTGGCGGCCTAGCGGTGCTCTCGCCCTCGGGTTTTACGGATTGCAACTGATATTGTTATTCATTCGTGGCCCTAAAGTTGGACGTAAGACATGGCTTGGATGGAAAGCTGCACCAAAGGAGCCGGAGGCTGCAGCGCCTAACCAGGCCCAGGCACGGGCAGAGAAGGATGCCGAAGCACAGGAGGTCCGCCAGGTTGAAACTCCTAACCTCACGCCTAGTTTGGTTTGGTTGGTTTCAGTTCATTTCGCCCAT CACGAACTTTga
- a CDS encoding G protein coupled glucose receptor regulating Gpa2 protein, which produces MAIDEMWYLPYEGHGITVSYNSRIVYIFHFSYIFIFLLAWVAITGRGPTERPFLKTHIGVYFLSLMTADLSQAIGGIMNIRWVAARHVSIGRFCTAQAAIKQFANVGAALWSIIIAIHTFRLLFFNAHTSNFMCFATLVVIWGGIITVVAAGPTVIQTPSKGDYFGITDLQKMFISAGVSLIVYTLVFFRLRGNLVAEGYKIKALSVSSSRAWNLEAGRAVMESNTMSVAWQLMWYPVSYTFTILPITVSRWVEFSGTTVPFEAKMFSSVVFMLSGFINTLLFLATRRVLPPIKLRRKSTSGTSSAHPGISIKISVHATRTQQISSANGDPSYIIALPSPNFSHTENQAYELDDCSRLPVVPEKAESRMSGESTGISVGTGKNDYDIEDGLDQHTIPRPL; this is translated from the exons ATGGCCATTGACGAGATGTGGTACCTGCCTTACGAAGGCCATGGGATAACGGTAA GCTACAATAGTCGCATCGTTTATATCTTTCACTTCAGTTATATCTTTATTTTCTTATTGGCATGGGTCGCAATTACGGGACGAGGGCCAACAGAACGACCATTCTTGAAAACACATATTGGGGTTTACTTTC TCTCCTTGATGACAGCAGACCTTTCGCAAGCCATCGGGGGGATCATGAACATTAGATGGGTAGCCGCTCGGCACGTTTCAATTGGCCGATTCTGCACTGCCCAAGCAGCTATTAAACAATTCGCCAATGTTGGAGCGGCCTTGTGGTCGATCATAATTGCGATCCATACGTTTAGATTGTTG TTTTTCAATGCTCATACCAGTAACTTTATGTGTTTTGCTACTTTGGTAGTGATCTGGGGCGGTATTATTACGGTCGTAGCTGCTGGTCCTACAGTAATCCAAACTCCGTCGAAAGGGGACTACTTTGGAATAACAG ACCTTCAAAAGATGTTCATATCCGCTGGCGTCTCGCTTATCGTCTATACATTGGTATTTTTCCGGTTACGGGGCAACCTCGTCGCTGAGGGATACAAGATCAAAGCTCTCAGTGTGAGCTCATCCCGTGCTTGGAATCTTGAAGCAGGCCGTGCTGTCATGGAATCAAATACCATGTCCGTGGCTTGGCAATTGATGTGGTACCCAGTATCCTATACATTTACA ATTCTCCCAATAACTGTTTCTCGTTGGGTCGAGTTCTCAGGCACAACAGTTCCTTTTGAGGCAAAGATGTTCTCT TCCGTTGTTTTCATGCTCTCGGGCTTCATTAACACACTTTTATTCCTTGCTACTAGAAGAGTCCTCCCCCCAATCAAATTGCGTCGCAAATCTACGTCGGGGACATCTAGCGCACACCCAGGGATTAGTATCAAGATCAGCGTACACGCAACGCGTACACAACAAATTTCCTCAGCGAATGGCGATCCATCCTACATCATTGCTCTCCCTTCACCTAATTTCTCTCATACTGAGAACCAGGCATATGAACTTGACGATTGCTCTCGTCTTCCGGTTGTTCCGGAGAAGGCCGAATCACGTATGTCTGGAGAAAGTACTGGAATCAGTGTTGGGACAGGAAAAAATGATTACGATATTGAGGATGGTTTGGACCAACATACGATACCACGGCCATTATGA
- a CDS encoding ECSIT domain protein: protein MGTRLFDNPIAKGTIKHIRERVDTEKLFDEKVESIMNCRSDEELLRWAKTEVFSGPPQSFNILPEAVESSQPKTIHPEIYGRLIAHLMREFRETYNNPHLSIAIFDHARQRSLISFVTGCTVLSYTELMRTHWSSFHDLQAVLNIAEEMRVNGVQPDDRTKQLYLKIYEEATHQSVWFEGGEEEVMKIIQRLGSLMQNKAGHTKPTIQKRISTR, encoded by the coding sequence ATGGGTACAAGGCTTTTCGATAATCCTATCGCAAAGGGAACCATCAAGCATATACGAGAAAGAGTGGACACGGAGAAGCTATTTGACGAGAAGGTCGAAAGCATCATGAACTGCAGATCGGATGAGGAGCTACTCCGATGGGCCAAAACTGAAGTATTTTCTGGCCCTCCACAGTCTTTCAATATTTTACCCGAGGCCGTCGAATCATCTCAGCCTAAAACTATCCATCCTGAAATATACGGGCGATTAATTGCCCACCTCATGCGCGAATTCCGTGAAACCTATAATAATCCTCATCTATCAATCGCTATCTTTGACCATGCCCGGCAGCGCTCGCTTATTTCGTTTGTAACAGGGTGTACAGTCCTCAGTTACACTGAGCTTATGCGTACTCACTGGAGCTCGTTCCATGATCTACAGGCAGTGTTAAACATAGCCGAAGAGATGCGCGTTAACGGGGTCCAGCCGGATGACCGAACGAAACAACTGTATCTGAAGATCTACGAGGAAGCCACTCATCAGTCTGTCTGGTTCGAAGGaggggaggaagaagtaATGAAAATAATCCAACGGCTAGGAAGTCTCATGCAAAATAAGGCTGGTCATACCAAGCCAACTATACAAAAACGAATTAGCACACGTTGA
- a CDS encoding DNA primase large subunit: MQRRAVKPENQLAGGFPTVETHSKLRYPYRLNFYDDPPLCNVTLEEFETWGIQRLRVLAEIESCNVRNRTFEDTKLVALAQSKKHLPLNSTSAIGMDRDLERKRDHVSHFVLRLAFCHSEELRRRFVKAETTLFKIRWESDDTTERGRFINSLDLGMTSVPTEEVVEMQPILQAASGAKPPKNDQALPEYFKVHWTRVTDLVAARKVYLRGGYAYVPSKDQNSIVFQEFASRLERALEQTSRAVPRLDEDDRLLPLLQHLAQSFLNGIASSSAASFADENGELVRAEQVDELAARHFPACMRNLHDSLRKDHHLRHHGRLQYGLFLKVCQIAWSVGPYKHLIDVHMRRVRDLRAAKAIGMSIDEALTFWRRGFQGGKITDDKFAKEYRYNIRHSYGLEGRRMNYPAKNPYPPVITHDRSHLFTSLHHDLAYHRASTYQHIGPHPDPSEPSIIDASCVRIITNDEPSSLDNHGCPFRHFSSQNLTAMLERSYRITLPAEQAEIIKLVQGHHYQIACTRVFEYTHRKAGMKNGDGLDSQGETVDHPNRYFTRSRELFKSMDKEKDNMDVDSKPPIKGELE, translated from the exons ATGCAGCGCCGCGCAGTTAAGCCTGAAAATCAACTAGCTGGAGGGTTCCCTACAGTCGAAACACACTCAAAACTCCGATACCCATATCGACTTAATTT CTACGATGACCCGCCGCTGTGCAACGTCACTCTTGAAGAGTTTGAAACTTGGGGAATTCAACGACTACGTG TGCTGGCCGAAATCGAGTCCTGCAATGTCAGGAACCGTACATTCGAGGACACAAAACTGGTGGCTCTCGCCCAATCAAAGAAACATCTCCCTTTGAACAGCACAAGTGCTATAGGGATGGACCGTGATCTCGAGCGAAAAAGAGATCACGTCTCTCATTTCGTTTTGCGACTGGCGTTCTGTCATTC CGAGGAGTTAAGGCGTAGGTTTGTCAAAGCTGAAACGACTTTGTTCAAGATACGCTGGGAATCCGATGATACAACGGAACGTGGGAGGTTTATCAACTCACTTGATCTGGGAATGACATCAGTCCCTACTGAGGAGGTTGTGGAGATGCAGCCCATCTTGCAAGCAGCGTCCGGAGCCAAGCCGCCTAAAAATGACCAAGCATTACCCGAATACTTCAAAGTTCATTGGACCCGCGTTACAGATCTAGTTGCAGCCCGAAAAGTATATCTGCGAGGAGGCTACGCGTATGTGCCTTCAAAGGACCAGAATAGCATAGTTTTCCAGGAGTTTGCTTCCCGGTTAGAACGGGCGTTAGAG CAAACTTCTCGCGCGGTTCCACGCCTTGACGAAGATGACCGCCTCCTCCCCCTATTACAACATCTGGCGCAATCTTTTCTCAACGGCATTGCATCATCTTCTGCTGCCTCATTCGCTGACGAGAATGGCGAATTGGTACGAGCGGAGCAAGTCGATGAACTTGCCGCACGGCACTTCCCGGCCTGCATGCGGAATCTTCACGACTCTCTGCGTAAGGATCACCATCTGCGACATCACGGTCGACTTCAATATGGGCTATTCCTAAAGGTATGTCAAATAGCCTGGTCTGTCGGGCCGTACAAACACTTGATTGACGTACACATGCGACGTGTCCGGGATCTACGTGCTGCTAAGGCTATTGGTATGTCCATTGACGAAGCACTTACCTTTTGGCGCCGGGGGTTCCAAGGCGGGAAAATTACCGACGACAAATTCGCCAAAGAATACCGGTACAACATCCGCCACAGCTATGGTCTCGAAGGCCGTCGCATGAACTATCCCGCCAAAAA CCCCTATCCACCAGTTATT ACTCATGATCGCTCACACCTGTTCACCTCGTTGCACCATGACCTTGCCTATCACCGCGCCTCCACATATCAACACATCGGTCCGCACCCCGACCCCTCTGAACCTTCTATCATCGATGCTAGTTGTGTGCGCATCATTACCAACGACGAACCTTCATCCCTCGACAACCATGGTTGTCCGTTCCGACACTTTTCTTCACAGAATCTGACTGCCATGCTCGAGCGATCGTATCGTATCACTTTACCAGCCGAACAAGCAGAGATTATCAAGCTCGTCCAAGGCCATCATTACCAGATCGCATGTACTCGTGTATTTGAATACACGCATCGCAAGGCGGGAATGAAAAACGGCGATGGCCTGGATAGTCAGGGCGAAACGGTTGATCACCCTAACCGATATTTCACCCGCAGTCGGGAGCTTTTCAAGTCGATGGACAAGGAGAAAGATAACATGGACGTCGACTCCAAACCACCAATTAAGGGTGAATTGGAATAA